Genomic DNA from Penaeus monodon isolate SGIC_2016 chromosome 15, NSTDA_Pmon_1, whole genome shotgun sequence:
AGCACCATACATCATAGACATGTTAATACCTCTACAGTACACATAACTTAACATAACAAAAGCCTAGGAACTGTTTTATGGTGGCACTATGCAGATTTGCTTCTCAGAAACAAAGAGTGGCGATGAAGCTCACGTGGAAGACATCTACAACTGCCTTCATATTTTGTTCCACTACTAAATTTAGTAATATTTCCCACCAGTAGTCCGCCACTACAAATTCCNNNNNNNNNNNNNNNNNNNNNNNNNNNNNNNNNNNNNNNNNNNNNNNNNNNNNNNNNNNNNNNNNNNNNNNNNNNNNNNNNNNNNNNNNNNNNNNNNNNNNNNNNNNNNNNNNNNNNNNNtaatttttttttattaatgaatacaGTGATAAATAATCAACCAAGGCATTCAGTTCtcatataatcatattttcaCATCATTAGTAAACATGCACTGTTATGTACTTATTATTCTGGTTACATGCACTCCGAGTTCCGAAGGTTCTGCGACTTTCTCAGATTGTTCCCATAGTATGTTTCATGACCGTATTTGCCACAACCGGCCAACTGAACTCAAGTCTACAGAACATCTTTGCATTATGAATTTCTTTTACTTACAacaaaggatgaaaagaagaTGCGATGGGAAGGTCATCCAGGAAGCGGGTTCATCCCCTGTTCCTAAGAAAAATCAGGGGTTCCTTTTACCTTGTTAACCTAAATTTTCAAATTGAGGAAATTAAAgttgaaaggagagggaagtgcTTGCTCGAGCGGTTCACTTATTAGTGCGCAAAATTAATGGTTCATTCTAAAACCATATGTATCTAAGGAAGTCTAGGAAATATGGGTACATCATTTTGGCTCGAGAGTGGTTTAGAAAATATTCAACAATGTAACAGAAAAAATTGCATTGCCATAGCGgacaaaattctgaaaaaaaaacagatcactAAAAATGAAATGGATTATAAGACTGTGCTTGATACTCCAGAATATTACTTAAGAAAGCAAGTTAGCTGTGGATTAGGtctaagaaagaagatatatgtaaaaGCAGGAATGGTTAAACTGCATCATTACCTGATGAAAAAGTTTATCTTGTATACCAAGATGAAGTGATGGTAGTAGTGATAACGGTTCTGATTATTTTCCTAATTTCCAGGGATAACTGAACAACTTAGCGTGTGCTTGGTATTTATTTTCCAATTATAAGAAGTCTGAGAAGTTTGCTGTGAACTTCAGTGGTATAATGGTATTGTAGAGAAGTTCAATATGTACGCATATGCAATATATTTCCCTTAAATACACAGTCACTTTTCATACGCCTCTGTTCCAGGAAACTCCCGAAGAAAGTCCTAGTGGTGTGTTTCATGTTTCTGGTATGCATCTGTTACTTGTGGAATGAGGAAAGTTTAACAAAATTAAAGAACGGTGAGTATTTAAAACAANNNNNNNNNNNNNNNNNNNNNNNNNNNNNNNNNNNNNNNNNNNNNNNNNNNNNNNNNNNNNNNNNNNNNNNNNNNNNNNNNNNNNNNNNNNNNNNNNNNNNNNNNNNNNNNNNNNNNNNNNNNNNNNNNNNNNNNNNNNNNNNNNNNNNNNNNNNNNNNNNNNNNNNNNNNNNNNNNNNNNNNNNNNNNNNNNNNNNNNNNNNNNNNNNNNNNNNNNNNNNNNNNNNNNNNNNNNNNNNNNNNNNNNNNNNNNNNNNNNNNNNNNNNNNNNNNNNNNNNNNNNNNNNNNNNNNNNNNNNNNNNNNNNNNNNNNNNNNNNNNNNNNNNNNNNNNNNNNNNNNNNNNNNNNNNNNNNNNNNNNNNNNNNNNNNNNNNNNNNNNNNNNNNNNNNNNNNNNNNNNNNNNNNNNNNNNNNNNNNNNNNNNNNNNNNNNNNNNNNNNNNNNNNNNNNNNNNNNNNNNNNNNNNNNNNNNNNNNNNNNNNNNNNNNNNNNNNNNNNNNNNNNNNNNNNNNNNNNNNNNNNNNNNNNNNNNNNNNNNNNNNNNNNNNNNNNNNNNNNNNNNNNNNNNNNNNNNNNNNNNNNNNNNNNNNNNNNNNNNNNNNNNNNNNNNNNNNNNNNNNNNNNNNNNNNNNNNNNNNNNNNNNNNNNNNNNNNNNNNNNNNNNNNNNNNNNNNNNNNNNNNNNNNNNNNNNNNNNNNNNNNNNNNNNNNNNNNNNNNNNNNNNNNNNNNNNNNNNNNNNNNNNNNNNNNNNNNNNNNNNNNNNNNNNNNNNNNNNNNNNNNNNNNNNNNNNNNNNNNNNNNNNNNNNNNNNNNNNNNNNNNNNNNNNNNNNNNNNNNNNNNNNNNNNNNNNNNNNNNNNNNNNNNNNNNNNNNNNNNNNNNNNNNNNNNNNNNNNNNNNNNNNNNNNNNNNNNNNNNNNNNNNNNNNNNNNNNNNNNNNNNNNNNNNNNNNNNNNNNNNNNNNNNNNNNNNNNNNNNNNNNNNNNNNNNNNNNNNNNNNNNNNNNNNNNNNNNNNNNNNNNNNNNNNNNNNNNNNNNNNNNNNNNNNNNNNNNNNNNNNNNNNNNNNNNNNNNNNNNNNNNNNNNNNNNNNNNNNNNNNNNNNNNNNNNNNNNNNNNNNNNNNNNNNNNNNNNNNNNNNNNNNNNNNNNNNNNNNNNNNNNNNNNNNNNNNNNNNNNNNNNNNNNNNNNNNNNNNNNNNNNNNNNNNNNNNNNNNNNNNNNNNNNNNNNNNNNNNNNNNNNNNNNNNNNNNNNNNNNNNNNNNNNNNNNNNNNNNNNNNNNNNNNNNNNNNNNNNNNNNNNNNNNNNNNNNNNNNNNNNNNNNNNNNNNNNAGCAAGAAGTGACGTCCAACTGATTTTCAGATCGGTCCTTACTATACAAACGCGGCGAGCCTTCAGAGATTGCCCCTCCTATGTGGTGGGCCAAATTTTTGTGTAAAAAGTACTCCAAAGAGACTAACAATAGTATCGTCTTACCAGTACTAATGAGGTAAAgctgaatgtgtttgtgtatctgttagtatgtattttcgtgtttgtgttcGGAAGTGTACACAAGAATGTGTAAAACTTAGGCCACATATTAAGGTATATTCATTGAAGTAgttattacagtaaaaataaaaacaaaacaaaaaaggttatGGCGATGTAGTCTGCaatatctttttcatttcgtATTGAGTTGCCATTGCATAGAgaatttatatcctttttatattaagtTNNNNNNNNNNNNNNNNNNNNNNNNNNNNNNNNNNNNNNNNNNNNNNNNNNNNNNNNNNNNNNNNNNNNNNNNNNNNNNNNNNNNNNNNNNNNNNNNNNNNNNNNNNNNNNNNNNNNNNNNNNNNNNNNNNNNNNNNNNNNNNNNNNNNNNNNNNNNNNNNNNNNNNNNNNNNNNNNNNNNNNNNNNNNNNNNNNNNNNNNNNNNNNNNNNNNNNNNNNNNNNNNNNNNNNNNNNNNNNNNNNNNNNNNNNNNNNNNNNNNNNNNNNNNNNNNNNNNNNNNNNNNNNNNNNNNNNNNNNNNNNNNNNNNNNNNNNNNNNNNNNNNNNNNNNNNNNNNNNNNNNNNNNNNNNNNNNNNNNNNNNNNNNNNNNNNNNNNNNNNNNNNNNNNNNNNNNNNNNNNNNNNNNNNNNNNNNNNNNNNNNNNNNNNNNNNNNNNNNNNNNNNNNNNNNNNNNNNNNNNNNNNNNNNNNNNNNNNNNNNNNNNNNNNNNNNNNNNNNNNNNNNNNNNNNNNNNNNNNNNNNNNNNNNNNNNNNNNNNNNNNNNNNNNNNNNNNNNNNNNNNNNNNNaaaaaaaaattactctttgATATTGTAAGTGTGGTTATTTGCCATGTTGGCTTTCTGTGTATATTCCCTTATAGCGTTCTTACTTTCAAAATCATGCATAAACTTGTATATATGTTTCAAGAGAAGAATGTTTGCTCTACAAACTTTGTTTCGATGTACTGAatagtatttgtattttatatgaaaCTATATTCTACGAGATATTTGAATTTTAAGAGNNNNNNNNNNNNNNNNNNNNNNNNNNNNNNNNNGACTAACGCATATTGGTCACACTTCTCTACATCTGTGCCAAgattcaatttttatttaattcttgcacaaaaaccttttatttttacttaacaTTCCTGGGGTAAtgaggcttttctttttttttcttttttgaattaaCAGTTCATAAAGTTAATTTTCAAAACCTTTTCAGAGACGTGACACCTTCACTGGACAAAAACGTGTTTTTGATCGAAAGCGCGTGCAAGGCCAAGCCTACCTATCGTGCATGGTGTGCCGTGGAAAGGtatagtatgtgcgtgtgtgtgtgggtgcgtttatttacttacacacaGAAGTGNNNNNNNNNNNNNNNNNNNNNNNNNNNNNNNNNNNNNNNNNNNNNNNNNNNNNNNNNNNNNNNNNNNNNNNNNNNNNNNNNNNNNNNNNNNNNNNNNNNNNNNNNNNNNNNNNNNNNNNNNNNNNNNNNNNNNNNNNNNNNNNNNNNNNNNNNNNNNNNNNNNNNNNNNNNNNNNNNNNNNNNNNNNNNNNNNNNNNNNNNNNNNNNNNNNNNNNNNNNNNNNNNNNNNNNNNNNNNNNNNNNNNNNNNNNNNNNNNNNNNNNNNNNNNNNNNNNNNNNNNNNNNNNNNNNNNNNNNNNNNNNNNNNNNNNNNNNNNNNNNNNNNNNNNNNNNNNNNNNNNNNNNNNNNNNNNNNNNNNNNNNNNNNNNNNNNNNNNNNNNNNNNNNNNNNNNNNNNNNNNNNNNNNNNNNNNNNNNNNNNNNNNNNNNNNNNNNNNNNNNNNNNNNNNNNNNNNNNNNNNNNNNNNNNNNNNNNNNNNNNNNNNNNNNNNNNNNNNNNNNNNNNNNNNNNNNNNNNNNNCAAGACTGTCAAGATCGACATTTAATAATATTCTACTTAATTTCAGTTATAGCACTTGCTTCCTTTAGTTTTTATCTGTCCATAATTACGTCTCTCGNNNNNNNNNNNNNNNNNNNNNNNNNNNNNNNNNNNNNNNNNNNNNNNNNNNNNNNNNNNNNN
This window encodes:
- the LOC119582204 gene encoding uncharacterized protein LOC119582204 → MGTSFWLESGLENIQQCNRKNCIAIADKILKKKQITKNEMDYKTVLDTPEYYLRKEVQYVRICNIFPLNTQSLFIRLCSRKLPKKVLVVCFMFLVCICYLWNEESLTKLKNDRSLLYKRGEPSEIAPPMWWAKFLCKKYSKETNNSIVLPVLMRDVTPSLDKNVFLIESACKAKPTYRAWCAVESFSRVNPEADVWFVITSPTVDNADGLPARLLERYSNLYVVTTDLETVFKNTSLEDFFMSGLWHKGTPWPIIQLSDILRVALVWRFGGFYNGHRHGLPQGHLSAAELCHRRPLPQEPNSQRSVSLPAPPSGHGGLNDEDDRGI